A region from the Azospirillum fermentarium genome encodes:
- a CDS encoding Crp/Fnr family transcriptional regulator yields the protein MSLGSPFDGAAAAEPPSLDGIDMLESLTWEERDRVAALCRWQRFRAGETVLDQDGDGCDVCFVVQGAVRVVSYSYSGREVSFDDVPAGGVVGEMAAIDGQPRSASVEALETGTLIGFLSGSAFLSLTTGHPQLALALMRRLASMVRRCTERIVDLSTLGAANRVQSEILRLALAQGGERGNTAVIRPIPVHADLAARVGTTRETVARILGDMARDGFLERRSGEMVVHDLARLRALVEEVRG from the coding sequence GTGTCCTTGGGAAGTCCCTTCGACGGTGCCGCTGCGGCCGAGCCGCCCTCCCTGGACGGGATCGACATGCTGGAATCCCTGACGTGGGAGGAGCGTGACCGGGTGGCGGCGCTGTGCCGCTGGCAACGGTTCCGTGCCGGTGAAACCGTTCTGGACCAGGACGGCGACGGCTGCGACGTGTGCTTCGTCGTCCAGGGGGCCGTGCGGGTGGTCAGCTATTCCTATTCCGGGCGCGAGGTGTCGTTCGACGATGTGCCCGCCGGGGGCGTGGTCGGGGAAATGGCCGCCATCGACGGGCAGCCGCGCTCCGCATCGGTCGAGGCGCTGGAGACGGGCACCCTGATCGGCTTTCTGTCGGGCAGCGCCTTCCTGTCTTTGACCACCGGGCATCCGCAACTGGCGCTGGCGCTGATGCGGCGGCTGGCCAGCATGGTCCGCCGCTGCACCGAACGCATCGTCGATCTCAGCACGCTGGGGGCGGCCAACCGGGTGCAGAGCGAAATCCTGCGGCTGGCGCTGGCCCAGGGCGGGGAGCGGGGCAACACCGCGGTGATCCGCCCCATCCCGGTTCACGCCGATCTGGCCGCCCGCGTCGGCACCACGCGGGAAACCGTGGCCCGCATTCTGGGCGACATGGCCCGCGACGGATTCCTGGAACGGCGCAGCGGCGAGATGGTGGTCCACGACCTCGCCCGGCTGCGCGCGCTGGTGGAAGAGGTGCGGGGGTGA
- a CDS encoding DinB family protein, which translates to MKDHIQMLARYNRWANRRLYECVAAAGEEAFTRPMGAFFGSLCGTLNHILVADCIWLRRITGEGPNPTALNTILHGTLDALRAAREAADERILATVAGLDATALAGTLDYRTTAGIPQSNTLSHVLLHVFNHQTHHRAQAHTLLSQLGREAPVLDLLYFLRDNPAAA; encoded by the coding sequence ATGAAGGATCATATCCAGATGCTGGCCCGCTACAACCGATGGGCCAACCGCCGCCTCTATGAGTGCGTGGCGGCGGCGGGGGAGGAGGCGTTCACCCGGCCCATGGGCGCCTTCTTCGGGTCGCTGTGCGGCACGCTCAACCACATCCTCGTGGCCGATTGCATCTGGCTGCGGCGGATCACGGGCGAGGGGCCGAACCCCACGGCCCTGAACACCATCCTGCACGGCACCCTTGACGCCCTGCGCGCGGCGCGGGAGGCGGCGGACGAACGCATCCTCGCCACCGTGGCCGGGCTTGACGCCACGGCCCTGGCCGGCACGCTGGACTACCGCACCACCGCCGGGATTCCGCAAAGCAACACCCTGTCCCACGTGCTGCTCCACGTCTTCAACCACCAGACCCACCACCGGGCGCAGGCCCACACGCTGCTGAGCCAACTGGGGCGCGAGGCCCCGGTGCTGGACCTGCTTTATTTCCTGCGGGACAATCCGGCGGCGGCGTGA